From the Streptomyces sp. NBC_01216 genome, the window AGCGAGGTCGGCGAGTTCGGGAGCGGATTCCCGGAACGCGGCCAGCACCACGGCCGCGCAGCGAACGGTGCCGAGCCCCTTGCCCTGGACGTCGGCGATGACGAGGCGGACGCCGTGCGGGGAGGGCACCGCGTCGTACAGGTCGCCTCCGACACGGGTGGCGCGGCTCGCCGAGACGTACGAGGCGGCCAGGCGGACGGGGCCGATCGTCGGCGGTACGGGGGCGAAGAGCACGTCCTCCAGAGTCTGGGCCACCTCCTGGACGTCCACCAGGCGCCGCTCGGTCCTCAGCCTGGCCCAGGCCGCGTACACGGCGGCCAGCGTGACGTAGCCGATGGCGACCAGGGCCACGTGCATCCGCAGGGCGCCCAGCCGTTCCGCCTTCGCCGCGAACACGACGCACAGGAGCGCGGCCACGCATCCCATGACCAGGACGTTCGGTACCGAGCCCCGAGCGGCCGCGATCGCGGGGCCCGCGGCGTACACCGGCAGCAGGTTGAACTCCGCACCCGTGGCCATGTCCACGACGGCCACCCCCAGCATGACCGCGAGCGGCAGGGCGCTCGGTGAAACGGCCGCCGCCTTGATTCGGCGCATCACCACGGCTGTACCTCCCGCACTCGCCGACCCGGACGTCCGCTGTCGACCCACTCCGGGATGACGCGGACGGACCGCGACGAGGCGGTGCCTCCGCCTCTCGTCCCGCCCGCCCGTCTCAGCATACGAAGGGCAGGGGGTTCGGACGAGGCGGAGCGGATCACGCCGCGCCGTCCGGCTTCGGCCCGACGTCCCGGGCCACCGGGCGGGCGGGCGCGGGGCGGGCAGGCCGGCCGGCCGACGGCCATGAGTGTGAGCACGGCCGCCGTGCCCGGCAGCGCGAGCCACCACCGGACCCGTCGCGTCCGATGCCCGGCACGCCCGTGACCCCGTCCTCGGCGCGGGTCCGTCCCCTCGCCTCAGCCCCAGGGCCCCGGTCCTGTGCGACCTCGGAGGTACGCGACCGGCGCAGCTGCCACCCGGGGCACACAGGGCCGCGCTCGCCCCGGGTACCCTCGCCGGCGGGCTCCCCCGCGCTCAGCTCCGGCCGGCGCGGGCCTTCCGCAGGAGCAGGCCGGCCGCGACGGCGGCGAGCGAGATCCCGGCCAGACCGATCACGGACCACCAAACCGTACGGTCGGCCCCGTCACCCGCAGCGCTCGAGGAGGGCGCGGGCGAAGCGGACGAGGGTGTGGCGGAGGCCGGTGCCGGCGCGGAGGGCACCGGTGCGGACTCGGTGGGGGTCGGAGCGGGCCCGGTGACCGGCGGCGTCGTGCCGCCGGGCGGAAGCGGATCGACGACCGGGACGGCGATCTCCCCCTCACCGTGGCCGAGCGAGGGGAAGCCCACGTCGACGGTGACCTTCCAGGTACCGGGGGTGAGGACTTCGGCGGTGCTCCAGCCGGTGCGGGTACCGGGGTCGCGGACCAGTCGCCAGGGCCCCATGGCGCGGGTTCCATCGGGACTGGTCGCGTTCACGGTGGCGGCGACCGTCTCCTCGACGGCGTCGCCGTCGTCCTCCCAGGTGATCTTCGTCGTGATGTGACCGTCCCGCTGCCCGGTCACCTCCACCTTGACGGTGTCCCCGTGGGCTTGGGCGGTGACCGGGAAGGCCAGTGTCCCGGCGCAGAGGGTGAGGAGGAATCCGAGACCCGTGAAGGCACGGAGAGCAAGGCGTGTCGGCATCGTGTCGGTACTCCTGGTGCGTGAGATGCGGTGGGAACGAGGTTCAGCGAGGACGAAGCGCCGGCGATGGGCGCTGTCGGGACGCGCGCCGCGGTGGCGGACCTGCCGTGGAGAGCCCGGGGTGTCGGTGGACGGTCGCACGCGGCGGCCGTCCACCGACGCCGGATCAGGGGACCGGGGCCCGTCGGCCCCGGTCCGACGCGAGGTCAGGAGCGCTTCTGGACCGTCCACGCCTGCGTCGCACGGCCGTCCGCGCGCTGGAGGTCGAGCAACCAGCTTCCGTAGTAGGGGCGGTTGCTCACCGTCAGGGCGTAGGTGCCGCCCGGGTCCGTCACCGTGACGGCTCCGTTGCGGGGGGACAGCTTCCACTTCTGCGCGGTGGCGGTGCCGCAGGGCTGCTGGGCGACCCACATGCCCGCGGCGGGCGCGCCGCCCGTCTGCAGGCACTTCCCGGAGACCGCCGAACGGATCCGGACGAGGCCGCCGCCGGCGTCGTCGAACAGCCACTGCTGCTGGGTGTAGCCGTTGGCCCGCGCCCCGACGAGTACCGTCCCGTTGGCGGAACGTCCGCCCCACACCTCGGCAGCCATTCCGGTGCCCGCGTTGCCGAGGGTGTAGCGGCTGCCGGGAGCGGTCGTGCCGCCTCCTGCGCCGGCCGTACGGAAGGAGGTCGTCCGTCCGGCTCCGCTGTCCCGGCCGGACCGGTCGCGGACCGAGACGGCGACCTTGTACTCGGTTCCGGGCCGGAGGTTGTAGACGCGCAGCGCCTGCGACTGGACCCAGGTCAGGTGCCTGCCGTTCAGAAGGACCTGGTACCAGGCGGCGCCCTCGACCTTGGGCCAGCTCACCACCGCGGCCGTGGACTGGATCTGGCTGACCGTCACAGTCGGTCCGCCGGTGGGCTGCTTGGTGGGGGTCGGCGTCGGGGTCGGGGTCGGGGTGGGCGTCGGGCTGGGGTTCGGGTCGGGGGTCGTGCCGCCGCCCTCGGAACGCATCAGGAACTGGTTGTCGGCGATGTTCCAGTGCGTGGCCAGGTAGCTGCCGGCCTTGGGATTGGTGTGGAAGTAGTCGTCGTGATTGCAGTCGAGGATGTTCTCCGCCGCCGTGTTGGAGCACACGTACCGCATCTTGGGGTAGTACGGGCTGTCCGAGTAGCACATGACGTCGTACTCGTCCGTGCAGTGCGCGCCGCGACTGGTGTTGGGGGCGCTGTTGTTGACCGCGCCGAGGTTGTGGCCGAGTTCGTGGGCCGCGGTGTGACCGCCCCAGCAGCCGGCGTCGGTG encodes:
- a CDS encoding PP2C family protein-serine/threonine phosphatase encodes the protein MRRIKAAAVSPSALPLAVMLGVAVVDMATGAEFNLLPVYAAGPAIAAARGSVPNVLVMGCVAALLCVVFAAKAERLGALRMHVALVAIGYVTLAAVYAAWARLRTERRLVDVQEVAQTLEDVLFAPVPPTIGPVRLAASYVSASRATRVGGDLYDAVPSPHGVRLVIADVQGKGLGTVRCAAVVLAAFRESAPELADLAEVGRRIDSALGLRTDGERFVTGLLAQITPSGHLVVFSHGHPPPLLLASDGRTEDVEPAGPVPPFGLTALAGPGEQRDSVTGLALRAGDRLLFYTDGLSEARDAAGRFYPVAERAGPLLRETCPETALERLRADVAAFTGAPPDDDSALLLVEFTPPSPPTPPTAPGAGPAHGAPEPPARPVIR
- a CDS encoding YbaB/EbfC family nucleoid-associated protein, whose protein sequence is MPTRLALRAFTGLGFLLTLCAGTLAFPVTAQAHGDTVKVEVTGQRDGHITTKITWEDDGDAVEETVAATVNATSPDGTRAMGPWRLVRDPGTRTGWSTAEVLTPGTWKVTVDVGFPSLGHGEGEIAVPVVDPLPPGGTTPPVTGPAPTPTESAPVPSAPAPASATPSSASPAPSSSAAGDGADRTVWWSVIGLAGISLAAVAAGLLLRKARAGRS
- a CDS encoding RICIN domain-containing protein, whose product is MTRHRRKREHRGKGKGLILVTAAIASAAVIAGGMAYAGMGDGAQTGTRAQAPTPVRTGAAPGALAPAAAPAKDEEPKPLVGEPANDTRRGMVYDGLKVATKGDRCTGVYRTDTGLCTHGPDAPPKGVDIKAEVAPVVAAKAAAADPAKPASGDAAAAKGGGRPQDAPAVDAGSARTSAAAAPQPGASSGGQAVAAGPAGQTVQCDGDGSAGNRVQVVYVHGPDRDRYAEYVASFRRWAADADLIYSASAKETGGVRHIRYVTAADCTPTVLNIELPASALSEFSATNRALAGKGLDRRDRKYMIFADAKVYCGIGTFAGDERPGQNNQSNFGPSYGRTDAGCWGGHTAAHELGHNLGAVNNSAPNTSRGAHCTDEYDVMCYSDSPYYPKMRYVCSNTAAENILDCNHDDYFHTNPKAGSYLATHWNIADNQFLMRSEGGGTTPDPNPSPTPTPTPTPTPTPTKQPTGGPTVTVSQIQSTAAVVSWPKVEGAAWYQVLLNGRHLTWVQSQALRVYNLRPGTEYKVAVSVRDRSGRDSGAGRTTSFRTAGAGGGTTAPGSRYTLGNAGTGMAAEVWGGRSANGTVLVGARANGYTQQQWLFDDAGGGLVRIRSAVSGKCLQTGGAPAAGMWVAQQPCGTATAQKWKLSPRNGAVTVTDPGGTYALTVSNRPYYGSWLLDLQRADGRATQAWTVQKRS